In Poecilia reticulata strain Guanapo linkage group LG1, Guppy_female_1.0+MT, whole genome shotgun sequence, one genomic interval encodes:
- the srsf7b gene encoding serine/arginine-rich splicing factor 7 isoform X2: MSRFGRYGGESKVYVGNLGTGAGKAELERAFGYYGPLRTVWIARNPPGFAFVEFEDSRDAEDAVRGLDGKVICGSRVRVEPSNGMPRRSRYERPPPRRPFDPDDKCYECGQKGHYAYDCHRYGRRGHRSRSRSRSRSRSRSRGRRYSRSRSRSRSRGRRSRSSPRRSRSSSPRRLRSGSPGRSRSRSGSMGRSHSGSRARSRSASRTPADN; the protein is encoded by the exons ATGTCCCGCTTCGGGCGCTACGGAGGAG AGTCCAAGGTTTACGTGGGGAACCTGGGGACCGGCGCTGGGAAGGCCGAGCTGGAGCGGGCCTTCGGGTACTACGGACCTCTCAGAACCGTCTGGATCGCTAGGAACCCACCGGGCTTCGCCTTCGTGGAATTCGAGGACTCCAGGGACGCCGAGGACGCCGTCCGAGGGCTGGACGGGAA GGTGATCTGCGGCAGCCGGGTCCGGGTGGAGCCGTCCAACGGGATGCCGCGGCGTTCCCGCTATGAGAGGCCGCCGCCACGGCGACCGTTTGACCCCGACGACAAGTGCTACGAGTGCGGACAGAAAGGCCACTACGCCTATGACTGCCACCGCTACGGCCGCCGCGGCCACCGCAGCAG ATCCCGGTCCAGGTCTCGGTCCCGGTCCAGGTCCCGGGGGAGGCGGTATTCCCGGAGCCGGAGTCGCAGCCGGAGTCGAGGGAGGAG atcCAGGTCCTCTCCTCGGCGATCCAGGTCCAGCTCACCCAGAAGGCTGCGGTCCGGTTCTCCTGGGAGGTCCCGGTCCCG GTCCGGATCCATGGGCCGGTCTCATTCCGGATCTCGGGCCAGAAG TCGCTCGGCCTCCAGGACTCCTGCTGAcaactga
- the srsf7b gene encoding serine/arginine-rich splicing factor 7 isoform X1 produces MSRFGRYGGESKVYVGNLGTGAGKAELERAFGYYGPLRTVWIARNPPGFAFVEFEDSRDAEDAVRGLDGKVICGSRVRVEPSNGMPRRSRYERPPPRRPFDPDDKCYECGQKGHYAYDCHRYGRRGHRSRSRSRSRSRSRSRGRRYSRSRSRSRSRGRRSRSSPRRSRSSSPRRLRSGSPGRSRSRSVSKCRSRSGSMGRSHSGSRARSRSASRTPADN; encoded by the exons ATGTCCCGCTTCGGGCGCTACGGAGGAG AGTCCAAGGTTTACGTGGGGAACCTGGGGACCGGCGCTGGGAAGGCCGAGCTGGAGCGGGCCTTCGGGTACTACGGACCTCTCAGAACCGTCTGGATCGCTAGGAACCCACCGGGCTTCGCCTTCGTGGAATTCGAGGACTCCAGGGACGCCGAGGACGCCGTCCGAGGGCTGGACGGGAA GGTGATCTGCGGCAGCCGGGTCCGGGTGGAGCCGTCCAACGGGATGCCGCGGCGTTCCCGCTATGAGAGGCCGCCGCCACGGCGACCGTTTGACCCCGACGACAAGTGCTACGAGTGCGGACAGAAAGGCCACTACGCCTATGACTGCCACCGCTACGGCCGCCGCGGCCACCGCAGCAG ATCCCGGTCCAGGTCTCGGTCCCGGTCCAGGTCCCGGGGGAGGCGGTATTCCCGGAGCCGGAGTCGCAGCCGGAGTCGAGGGAGGAG atcCAGGTCCTCTCCTCGGCGATCCAGGTCCAGCTCACCCAGAAGGCTGCGGTCCGGTTCTCCTGGGAGGTCCCGGTCCCGGTCGGTGTCAAAGTGCCGCAGCAG GTCCGGATCCATGGGCCGGTCTCATTCCGGATCTCGGGCCAGAAG TCGCTCGGCCTCCAGGACTCCTGCTGAcaactga